A window of Indicator indicator isolate 239-I01 chromosome 40, UM_Iind_1.1, whole genome shotgun sequence contains these coding sequences:
- the APH1A gene encoding gamma-secretase subunit APH-1A: MGAAVFFGLAGIAFGPALALVLLTVAAEPLRVIVLVAGAFFWLVSLLLASLIWFISVHLSDREDARLQYGLLIFGAAVSVLLQEAFRFAYFKLLKKADEGLALISEDGRSPISLRQMAYVSGLSFGIISGVFSVINILADSIGPGIVGIHGDSPYYFITSAFLTMALVLLHTFWGVIFFDACERRRYWGLGLVVATHLLTSGLTFLNPWYEASLVPIFIITLCMGLWAFITAGGSFRNVLKCLSCKQEDSSRVMMYSALQVPLED, from the exons ATGGGCGCCGCCGTCTTCTTCGGCCTGGCCGGGATCGCCTTCGGGCCGGCTTTGGCTCTCGTCTTGCTTACGGTGGCGGCGGAACCGCTGCGAGTCATCGTGCTGGTGGCGGG ggcatTCTTCTGGCTGGTGTCACTGCTCCTGGCCTCTCTCATCTGGTTCATTTCAGTCCATCTCAGTGACAGGGAGGATGCCAGGCTGCAGTATGGTCTCCTCATCTTCGGGGCTGCTGTCTccgtcctgctgcaggaggctttcAGATTTGCCTACTTCAAGCTGCTGAA GAAGGCAGACGAGGGGCTGGCCCTGATCAGCGAGGACGGACGCTCCCCCATCTCCCTCCGGCAGATGGCTTATG tCTCAGGCCTGTCCTTTGGCATCATCAGTGGAGTGTTCTCCGTCATTAACATCCTGGCGGACTCCATCGGGCCAGGGATCGTCGGGATCCATGGGGATTCTCCCTATTACTTCATCACCTCTG CATTCCTCACCATGGCCCTTGTCCTGCTCCACACTTTCTGGGGAGTGATTTTCTTCGATGCCTGCGAGAGGCGACGCTACTggggcctggggctggtggtggccaCTCACCTCCTGACCTCGGGGCTG ACGTTCCTGAACCCCTGGTACGAAGCCAGCTTGGTCCCCATCTTCATCATCACCCTCTGCATGGGCCTCTGGGCCTTCATCACTGCTGGGGGCTCCTTCCGCAACGTCCTCAAGTGCCTCTCCT gtaagcaggaggacagcagcagagtgaTGATGTACTCAGCACTCCAGGTGCCTTTGGAGGActga